A region from the Rhizoctonia solani chromosome 13, complete sequence genome encodes:
- a CDS encoding Fungal Zn(2)-Cys(6) binuclear cluster domain, translating into MPSFVTIPSTQEVPSMEREPVDDHINSLDWRHSTVTFLAELFALVLGPLLAYTVLDRNMVVTHESAPPKAKPKGQEVVVTCQARRRGKKCDQGKLTEDDAQHPGCAACRRLRIECLGYARNRPEWLKGPQVDEFKRTIKMFLAENSPRVQRTPRTSDSGSLPFLTFDNLRNGAATSFVPVGPSSSSVNGAAEASSPAQPPEGQDGTRGDFNPPPIPPTYAHAHSLGIPSNLMEFPINYRLSPTLMTESASIASRDSTDPALAIDPALEDANMQTLAPVLAQLGRNTSAAPAPAAPVGENALHNIGPVEAAAVRAWAGVVGASVAWGEVVVEIVGATRAEPGTVISFTGPIPENLDQLGANALQACALMCLGLPGAEEVLAKRLEERRWGEEVAEGGIAENWQRAVKLEARQGKPAEVQDGLSGVKPEEAGGDVHMDSDDKSTVVAPAVAAATLNTPVVQNDPAVTSIATV; encoded by the exons ATGCCATCATTCGTAACCATTCCCAGCACTCAAGAAGTACCGAGCATGGAAAGAGAGCCTGTCGACGATCATATAAATTCGTTAGATTGGCGGCACAGCACCGTAACTTTCTTGGCAGAGTTGTTTGCT CTCGTCCTAGGACCCCTTCTTGCATACACCGTCTTAGATCGTAACATGGTCGTTACACACGAAAGTGCACcacccaaagccaagcccaAAGGCCAGGAAGTAGTAGTAACGTGCCAGGCAAGGAGAAGAG GGAAGAAATGCGACCAAGGGAAGCTTACAGAAGACGATGCGCAACATCCTGGATGTGCGGCATGCAGACGCTTGCGTATTGAATGCCTTGGATATGCTCGCAATCGTCCTGAGTGGCTAAAA GGGCCTCAAGTCGATGAATTTAAACGGACAATCAAGATGTTCCTTGCTG AAAATTCACCGCGAGTTCAACGTACTCCTCGCACTTCTGACTCTGGGAGCTTGCCATTCCTAACCTTTGACAACCTTCGCAATGGCGCGGCCACTTCGTTTGTCCCAGTCGGTCCTTCATCCTCTTCCGTTAATGGAGCTGCCGAAGCCAGCTCTCCTGCACAGCCCCCTGAAGGACAAGATGGGACTCGAGGGGATTTCAACCCGCCTCCGATCCCTCCTACATATGCACACGCACA CTCCCTGGGCATCCCATCCAATCTCATGGAATTCCCCATCAATTACCGCCTATCGCCCACCCTCATGACCGAATCAGCTTCAATCGCAAGCAGGGATTCCACTGACCCAGCTCTTGCGATCGATCCAGCCCTAGAGGACGCAAACATGCAGACTCTTGCGCCTGTACTTGCCCAACTTGGC AGGAACACCTCCGCTGCCCCAGCCCCTGCGGCCCCTGTTGGGGAGAATGCTCTGCATAACATTGGG CCTGTTGAAGCCGCGGCGGTCCGCGCATGGGCAGGCGTTGTTGGTGCTAGCGTTGCCTGGGGAGAGGTTGTTGTTGAGATTGTAGGCGCTACAAGAGCAGAGCCTGGTACGGTTATTAGCTTCACTGGCCCTATACCCGAAAATCTCGACCAACTTGGAGCGAATGCTTTACAAGCTTGTGCTCTCATGTGCCTTGGCCTTCCTGGAGCGGAGGAAGTACTTGCTAAACGCTTGGAGGAGCGCCGCTGGGGCGAGGAAGTTGCCGAAGGAGGAATAGCCGAGAATTGGCAACGAGCGGTGAA GCTCGAAGCGCGGCAAGGAAAGCCTGCCGAGGTTCAGGATGGACTGTCAGGTGTTAAACCCGAAGAGGCAGGAGGAGACGTGCATATGGACTCTGATGATAAGAGCACCGTCGTTGCCCCAGCTGTTGCCGCCGCGACCCTGAACACGCCCGTTGTGCAGAATGATCCTGCAGTCACCTCTATAGCCACTGTTTAA
- a CDS encoding rRNA-processing protein EFG1, producing MPAQIARSGSCESRAKAETKKERKMAMRYHKIKFFDKQKVNRKIAQTKRALEAPDLDKKERKKLQKELLSHRVDLNYILNHPKLDKYIGLYPSSESNDDRTDKLREERRLLVRQAMERGEMDAEPENRRSNGNGQVEELDGGGSAELGASDDDDDDDDSGTDGEGGNRSHQRHPQIVIKPKKSKSAPLAFQQQLVSVKDDDFFDA from the exons ATGCCG GCTCAAATCGCTAGAAGCGGATCTTGCGAAAGCAGAGCGAAAGCAGAGACGAAGAAGGAACGAAAGATGGCGATGCGATACCACAAG ATAAAGTTCTTTG ATAAGCAAAAGGTAAACCGAAAGATCGCCCAAACCAAACGAGCGCTGGAGGCACCAGATCTGGACAAGAAAGAACGTAAGAAGTTACAAAAAGAGCTCTTGTCCCATCGTGTGGACTTGAATTACATACTG AACCACCCCAAACTCGACAAATACATTGGCCTGTATCCTTCGAGCGAATCGAATGACGACCGGACAGATAAATTGCGTGAAGAACGGCGCCTACTTGTACGACAAGCCATGGAACGAGGGGAAATGGATGCCGAGCCGGAAAATCGAAGGTCAAATGGGAATGGCCAAGTCGAAGAACTTGATGGAGGAGGATCAGCTGAGCTCGGGGCCTCggacgacgatgacgatgacgatgataGCGGGACCGATGGGGAAGGGGGGAACCGAAGCCATCAAAGGCACCCTCAAATCGTCATC AAGCCAAAGAAATCCAAGTCAGCTCCACTTGCATTCCAACAACAGTTGGTGAGCGTCAAGGACGATGATTTCTTCGATGCGTAG